The Changchengzhania lutea genomic sequence TATTTTGGCATCAGGGTATTCTGCCCCTGCATAATAAATAGCAGTTCGCTCGGCGCATAAACCAGAAGGAAAGGATGCGTTTTCTTGATTATTACCTAATATAACCTCGCCATTATCCAATAATACGGCGACGCCAACATAAAAATTAGAATAAGGCGCATAGGCCTTTAACCTAGCCTTTGTGGCTTGATCCATTAATTTTAATATATCTTTAGGAAGTTCTTCCTTGTTTTCAAATACAAATAAGGTGGATTCTATTTTTACTTCCTTCATAAATTATCTTTGGTTAAGTTAGCGAACTAATTTAGACAAAAAAACTATTGCTTTCGCAATAGTTTTTAATATCTATTTTTTGAAACATCTTAATATTCTACATATTCTCCTGCTCCAATGTTAAAGGTTAGAGAAAAACGTAACGTATTTTCTAATGGACTCTGTACTTTGGATGCTGAAAATAAGTACGATAAATCTATATTCACCACATTGGCTTTAAAACCAGCACCAAGTGCTAAAAACTTTCTCGCCCCTTTTTCTTCGCTTTCATTAAAATAACCTGCTCTAAATGCAAATGAATCTTGATATAGGTATTCAGCTCCTAAAGACCAAGTAAACTCTTTTAATTCCTCACTAAAACCATCTGGTGCATCGCCAAAAGATTGAAACATCCCACTTAAAAAACTAACATCGGGGTCTTTTCCTTCCACTATAATAGTGGGCTCATCATTGCCTTGATTTTCATCACCGTCCGTATCAACATAACCATATACAGGTGGTGTTGGCACCAATAACTTGCCTATTTCAGCAGTGACCCCTATTTTGTTATAATCATCAAAGATAAAATCGAAACCTGCCCCTAAACGTAAATTGGTTGGTTGAAAGTTTTCGACACCACCTTCATCATACTTAAATTTTGGCCCAATATTTTGAATGGCAAATCCCATTCTCCAACGGCCATTAAAATCTGAATAGGCTTCTTCTTCACTCTGATAATACCCAGAAACATCAACTCCAAACGTACTTGCAGGTGTGGCATCACCATCAACCCCATCTAACTTTAAATCTGAACGCAAATAACGCATAGCGACAGACATGGCAAATTGATCTGAAAGCTTTAAGGCATAAGATACATCTAAAGTGAACTCATTTGGTCGTTGAATTAATGCTGTAGAAAACTCATCCGTTACAAATTCGATATCACCTAGCGAGAAATATTTTAAACTTATCGCAAATGCACTTTTTTCATCTAATCGATTAAAATACGTAACATTTCCTAAGAAAATATCATTTACTAGTTTGCTCAAATACGGAGTATAACTAACGCCTATACCCGATTTAGTTTCTGAAAATGCATATTTGGATGAATTCCACTGTTGGGAAAAGGCATCCACAGATGTGGCAACCCCCATATCTCCCATGGCAGCAGCTCTAGCATCTGGTGCTATAAGTAAGAATGGAACGCCCGTTGTTATAACACGTCTATCTTGATTAGGAAAAATAATAGTTTCTTGAGCATTTATTTTAACAATAAACGTGAGGGCAATAGCTAGCAATATATGATTCTTCATGTAATGGATTTATTTAACAAATATAATTTTTTATTATAGTATGACAAGTTTCTCAATTTTTTCAACTTTCTTGTTTAACAGATTAGAACGAACCGAAAGTTTATACACATAGGTTCCCTTTCCTATCTTATCACCAAAATCGTCACGCCCATCCCAAACCAAATCTCTTGAAAGCGAACTGGTGGTTTTTATCCCTCCCGTGGTTTGCCCGTTTATGGTTCTTACCAGTTTTCCTGAAACGGTGAATATCTGTATAGAAACGTCTAAAGGTTCCGAACTATTGTGATTAAACCAAAATTCTGTATAATTCACAAACGGATTAGGGTAGTTAAGTACATTGTTGATGACTAAATCCTGATCTTTATCGAACACCAAAAATTGAATTTCGGAAACTGAAGAGTTATTGTACACATCCCAAGCTTTGATTTTTAAAGTGTGCAATCCGGGTTCTATATCGCGCAAAGGAAAACTAACCACACCTTTTTTATAATCATCAACTTCCGTTTGGTAATAATCATTCAATACAATCGGGTTGGTTTCGTCATCATCTAAAATAGCCACGATATCATGACCTATACCACTTGCTGTGTTAATCCCATTATCGTCTTCTAACTTTACAAGCAAAGTTGGGGATTCATTGGTTATACCACCCGAAACGAAGTTTTCATCATTCATGTACAAAGCAATAACGGGTCCAATATTATCTGCTACGGCATTCTCATTAATACCGCCAATTTTAACAGTGT encodes the following:
- the porV gene encoding type IX secretion system outer membrane channel protein PorV, which translates into the protein MKNHILLAIALTFIVKINAQETIIFPNQDRRVITTGVPFLLIAPDARAAAMGDMGVATSVDAFSQQWNSSKYAFSETKSGIGVSYTPYLSKLVNDIFLGNVTYFNRLDEKSAFAISLKYFSLGDIEFVTDEFSTALIQRPNEFTLDVSYALKLSDQFAMSVAMRYLRSDLKLDGVDGDATPASTFGVDVSGYYQSEEEAYSDFNGRWRMGFAIQNIGPKFKYDEGGVENFQPTNLRLGAGFDFIFDDYNKIGVTAEIGKLLVPTPPVYGYVDTDGDENQGNDEPTIIVEGKDPDVSFLSGMFQSFGDAPDGFSEELKEFTWSLGAEYLYQDSFAFRAGYFNESEEKGARKFLALGAGFKANVVNIDLSYLFSASKVQSPLENTLRFSLTFNIGAGEYVEY
- a CDS encoding cytidine deaminase, which gives rise to MKEVKIESTLFVFENKEELPKDILKLMDQATKARLKAYAPYSNFYVGVAVLLDNGEVILGNNQENASFPSGLCAERTAIYYAGAEYPDAKIIRMAIIAGSNKNITTKPIPPCGACRQAIAEYEIKQDAPIEMYFMGEEGKVVKSNSLSNLLPLMFDKSVL